A single region of the Buchnera aphidicola (Microlophium carnosum) genome encodes:
- the serC gene encoding phosphoserine transaminase, protein MNEVYNFSAGPAMIPKDVLYQAKKELQNWKNSGSSVMEISHRSEEFIQVASEAEKDLIDLLNIPDSFKVLFCQGGARGQFSAIPMNLLNHAKTADYINSGYWSNCAFIEAKKYCTPQSILIRETYNGKESLLPMKKWKINKNSAYVHYCPNETIHGLAIYEEPVFEKKIIIGDFSSFILSRSINIKNYDLIYAGAQKNIGPAGITVIIIRKKLIGYSSKISPSILDYQKMSKYNSMFNTPPTFAWYLSGLVFKWLKQQGGLKKIEKLNEKKSDLLYNKIDDSDFYINKIDSKNRSKMNIVFHLNDPKLNQLFLKEASELGLNYLKGHSIVGGMRASIYNAMPLEGVQSLIKFMSYFENRYG, encoded by the coding sequence ATGAATGAAGTTTATAACTTTAGTGCCGGTCCAGCTATGATTCCAAAAGATGTTCTTTATCAAGCAAAAAAAGAACTGCAAAATTGGAAAAATTCTGGTTCTTCTGTAATGGAAATTAGCCATCGTAGCGAAGAGTTTATCCAGGTTGCTTCAGAAGCTGAAAAAGACTTAATAGATTTATTAAATATACCTGATTCATTTAAAGTATTATTTTGTCAAGGCGGTGCGAGAGGGCAATTTTCTGCTATTCCTATGAATTTATTAAATCATGCAAAAACAGCAGATTATATCAATAGTGGTTATTGGTCAAATTGTGCATTTATAGAGGCTAAAAAATATTGTACTCCTCAATCTATATTAATCAGAGAAACTTATAATGGAAAAGAGTCTCTTTTGCCAATGAAAAAATGGAAAATTAACAAAAATTCAGCATATGTTCATTATTGTCCTAATGAAACTATTCATGGATTAGCTATTTATGAAGAGCCAGTTTTTGAAAAAAAAATTATTATTGGAGACTTTTCCTCTTTTATATTATCACGTTCAATTAATATTAAAAATTACGATCTTATTTATGCAGGTGCTCAAAAAAATATTGGTCCTGCAGGTATAACAGTAATTATTATTCGGAAAAAACTTATAGGATATTCATCTAAGATATCTCCTTCTATTTTAGATTATCAAAAAATGTCAAAGTATAATTCAATGTTTAATACACCACCTACATTTGCTTGGTATTTATCAGGATTAGTTTTTAAATGGTTAAAACAACAAGGTGGTTTAAAAAAAATTGAAAAATTAAACGAAAAAAAATCAGATTTATTATATAACAAAATAGATGACAGTGATTTTTATATTAATAAAATAGATAGTAAAAATAGATCAAAAATGAATATTGTATTTCATTTAAATGATCCTAAATTAAATCAATTGTTTTTAAAAGAAGCCTCTGAACTAGGTTTAAATTATTTAAAAGGACATAGTATAGTGGGTGGCATGCGTGCATCTATTTATAATGCTATGCCGTTAGAAGGTGTTCAATCTTTAATAAAATTTATGTCATATTTTGAAAATCGATATGGGTAG
- the aroA gene encoding 3-phosphoshikimate 1-carboxyvinyltransferase: MQDSFSLKPISYVNGTICLPGSKSISNRVLLLSSIAKGKTCLTNLLDSHDTQCMLNALKILGIQYSLSDDKKTCHIQGIGQAFHLYNPISLYLGNAGTAIRPLLSVLSLCKNNILLSGDNRMHERPIQHLVDALKQGGAVIEYEKNIGYPPIRTRGGFVGGSIFLNGNISSQFLTALLISAPLALKNTTIFIKGNLVSKPYIDITINLIKCFGINIIHDSYNVFYIKGGQEYKTPGNYMIEGDASSASYFLAAAAIKGGSIKVTGVGKKSIQGDIQFANVLEKMGAIIYWEDYAITCTRNKLNAVDLDMNHIPDAAMTIAIVALFSRGTTIIRNIYNWRVKETDRLSAMTIELRKIGAIVEEGEDFLSISPPVFFKYANIETYNDHRIAMCFSLISLSGIGVNILNPDCISKTFPSYFKNFLSISNF, from the coding sequence ATGCAAGATTCTTTTAGTTTAAAACCAATATCTTATGTTAATGGGACTATTTGTTTGCCAGGTTCAAAAAGCATTTCAAATAGAGTGTTATTACTTTCTTCAATAGCTAAGGGGAAAACGTGTTTAACTAACTTGTTAGATAGTCATGATACACAATGTATGTTAAATGCTTTAAAAATATTAGGTATTCAATATTCCTTATCCGATGATAAAAAAACATGTCATATTCAAGGTATAGGTCAAGCATTTCATTTATATAATCCAATTTCATTATATTTAGGAAATGCAGGTACTGCTATACGACCTTTGCTTTCCGTATTATCTTTATGTAAGAATAATATCTTATTAAGTGGAGATAATAGAATGCACGAAAGACCTATTCAACATCTTGTTGATGCTTTAAAACAAGGTGGAGCTGTTATAGAATATGAAAAAAATATAGGATATCCTCCGATACGTACAAGAGGTGGTTTTGTCGGAGGATCTATTTTTTTAAATGGTAATATTTCTAGTCAATTTTTAACAGCATTATTAATTAGTGCTCCACTTGCTTTAAAAAATACTACTATTTTTATAAAAGGAAATTTGGTTTCTAAACCTTATATTGATATAACTATTAATTTAATTAAATGTTTCGGAATAAATATTATACATGATTCTTATAATGTATTCTATATAAAAGGTGGACAAGAATATAAAACACCTGGTAATTATATGATTGAAGGAGATGCTTCTTCAGCTTCTTATTTTTTAGCTGCTGCTGCTATTAAAGGTGGTTCAATTAAAGTTACAGGTGTTGGTAAAAAAAGTATTCAAGGTGACATACAGTTTGCAAATGTTCTTGAAAAAATGGGAGCCATAATTTATTGGGAAGATTATGCTATTACTTGTACTCGTAATAAATTAAATGCAGTAGATTTAGATATGAATCATATTCCAGATGCAGCAATGACGATTGCAATCGTAGCTCTGTTTTCTAGGGGTACTACGATTATTAGAAATATATATAACTGGCGGGTTAAAGAAACTGATCGTTTATCTGCAATGACTATAGAATTAAGGAAAATTGGTGCTATAGTTGAAGAAGGAGAAGATTTTTTATCCATTTCTCCACCTGTTTTTTTTAAGTATGCTAATATTGAAACTTATAATGATCATCGTATAGCTATGTGTTTTTCGCTTATATCATTATCTGGAATAGGTGTAAATATACTAAATCCAGATTGCATCTCAAAAACTTTTCCATCTTATTTTAAAAATTTTTTGTCTATTAGTAATTTTTGA